A single genomic interval of Macadamia integrifolia cultivar HAES 741 chromosome 6, SCU_Mint_v3, whole genome shotgun sequence harbors:
- the LOC122082856 gene encoding ABC transporter C family member 3-like, giving the protein MMPTTENSKPVLKVTYFLYYWLIGLSFVDLLLCVLNYFFGYGHDWSDFKVFAQLDFSFRSLTGFVISAYLHIQFSHSSEHRFPILLRIWWAFYFLMSCSYLIIHLGLYWKRSSLSSLLWVSDAISIIAGSFICYAVLFGKGREGDDFRLLEPLLSENRQGSSVGEDSVTPYANANLLSIFTFSWMNPLLALGYKKTLNLEDVPQLASCDSANVVFALFRNELESNGNGSGNSGHISTFKLVKALIFSTWKEILWTTLFSIVCTLASYVGPYLIKAFVQYLNSPHQLKYKGYTLVIIFFLSKLIKCISERQLFFQLRKMSIRLRAALSAIIYKKGLKLSNQSKQGHTSGENTNLISVDVERTCLFSWYLHDIWRVPVQVVLALLILYNNLGFASFVAIFATLFLMLVNIPMGKLQEKFQGELMDSKDRRMKVTTEALRNMRILKLQGWEMKFLAKIIELRNFEVRWIKKLLYTIAMTSFVFLSAPMFVSMVTFGFCVFMGIPLESGNVLSSLATFDILQEPIYNLPDLISMVVQTKVSLCRITSFLCLDDLQPNIVQKLLKDSSEVAVEIVKGNFSWDIYSSNLTLKDINFQLYCGMRVAVCGSVGSGKSTLLSCILGEVPKVSGAIKLNGTKAYVAQSPWIQSGKIIDNILFGKEMDKKRYEMILEACSLKKDLELFAFGDQTIIGDRGINLSGGQKQRIQIARALYHDADIYLLDDPFSAVDAHTGSHLYKECLLGILGSKTVIYVTHQVEFLLSADLILVMRDGKITQTGKYEEILSSGNDLMELVGAHKKALADLNYVECEITLDNLTNSEEDGNIICSEKSIQNDEEKEPKNYNTEKLVGSEGQLVQEEKRENGGVRLSVYWKYFTAAYKGAFVPLILLVQIFFQLFQIVGSYWMVLSTPSSEDARPHIRASTLIFVYVALFFGSSLCVFIRSMLTITSGYKAATLFFNKMHLCIFRAPMSFFDSTPSGRILNRASIDQSVVDTSIPHQIEELFASIVELLGTAIVMSQVTWQMLIVFIPMTVTCISYQRYYKSAVRELSRLNGVCQAPIIQHFSESSLGSTTIRCFDQEERFMDTNLKLVEEYSRPRFHFSGAVEWLCFRMDMLASITYAVFLVFFISMPKGVLSPGVVGLAVTSGLRFSLHAVIWDLSILENNMISVERILQYACIPSEPLLLVEENRPSCEWPSQGKIEIFDLQVRYAPHLPFVLQDVTCTFPGGMKIGIVGRTGSGKSTLAHTLFRMLEPTFGQIWIDGINIFQIGLHDLRSRLSIIPQDPTMFEGTLRSNLDPLEEYTDEQIWEVLDKCQLGDKVRKNERKLDSAVTENGENWSMGQRQLVCLGRVLLKRSKVLILDEATASVDTATDYLIQQTLRQHFSGSTVITISHRITSILDIDMVLLLDNGLVLEYDSPAKLLDIKSSSFAKLVKEYTRRCSS; this is encoded by the exons ATGATGCCTACTACTGAAAATTCAAAACCAGTGTTGAAGGTTACATATTTTTTATACTACTGGTTAATTGGTCTGTCTTTTGTTGATCTTCTATTATGCGTATTAAACTACTTCTTTGGATATGGACATGATTGGTCAGATTTCAAGGTTTTTgctcaattggatttttcattTAGATCACTCACTGGGTTTGTGATTTCTGCTTACTTGCACATCCAGTTTTCTCATTCAAGTGAACACAGGTTCCCCATTCTACTGAGGATTTGGTGGGCATTCTATTTCCTAATGTCTTGTTCCTATCTTATTATACATCTTGGTTTGTATTGGAAACGTTCATCTTTATCATCCCTGCTATGGGTTTCTGATGCTATATCCATTATTGCTGGTTCGTTCATTTGTTATGCTGTGTTGTTTGGCAAGGGGCGAGAAGGTGATGATTTCCGTCTTTTAGAGCCTCTTTTAAGTGAAAATAGACAAGGATCAAGTGTTGGGGAAGATAGTGTAACTCCTTATGCAAATGCCAATCTTCTTAGTATTTTTACCTTCTCTTGGATGAATCCTTTGCTTGCACTTGGGTATAAAAAAACATTAAACCTTGAAGATGTTCCTCAGCTTGCCAGTTGTGATAGTGCCAATGTGGTCTTTGCTCTTTTTAGAAATGAACTTGAGTCTAATGGTAATGGCAGTGGCAATAGTGGTCATATAAGCACATTCAAGCTGGTGAAGGCATTGATTTTTTCGACATGGAAAGAAATTTTATGGACAACTTTATTCTCCATTGTATGCACATTGGCTTCTTATGTTGGGCCATACCTTATTAAAGCTTTTGTTCAATATCTCAATAGCCCTCACCAACTGAAATATAAAGGTTATACATTAgtgattattttctttctttctaagcTCATAAAGTGCATCTCAGAAAGGCAGTTGTTCTTTCAATTACGAAAGATGTCAATCAGGCTCCGTGCTGCCTTATCTGCAATAATCTATAAGAAGGGTCTCAAGCtttcaaatcaatcaaagcAGGGACACACTAGTGGTGAGAACACTAATTTGATAAGTGTTGATGTTGAGAGGACTTGCCTTTTCAGTTGGTACTTACATGATATATGGAGGGTCCCTGTTCAAGTTGTTCTAGCATTGTTGATCTTGTACAACAATCTTGGATTTGCTTCTTTTGTAGCAATTTTTGCCACATTGTTTTTAATGTTAGTAAATATCCCAATGGGAAAACTACAGGAGAAATTTCAAGGAGAACTAATGGATTCAAAGGATCGAAGGATGAAAGTCACAACTGAGGCTCTAAGGAATATGAGGATTCTCAAGCTCCAAGGTTGGGAGATGAAGTTCTTGGCTAAGATAATTGAACTCAGAAACTTTGAAGTAAGATGGATAAAAAAGTTACTTTATACAATAGCTATGACTTCTTTTGTCTTCTTGTCTGCTCCCATGTTTGTATCTATGGTTACCTTTGGGTTCTGTGTATTTATGGGAATTCCACTAGAGTCAGGGAATGTTCTATCTTCACTTGCTACATTTGATATATTGCAAGAGCCCATTTATAATCTCCCAGACTTAATCTCTATGGTGGTTCAAACTAAAGTTTCCCTCTGCAGGATAACTTCATTCCTCTGTCTTGATGATCTTCAACCGAATATAGTACAAAAGCTTCTCAAAGATAGTTCTGAGGTTGCAGTTGAGATAGTCAAGGGAAATTTTTCTTGGGACATTTATTCCTCCAATCTCACGTTAAAAGATATTAATTTCCAATTGTACTGTGGTATGAGAGTAGCTGTTTGTGGATCTGTTGGGTCAGGTAAATCAACACTACTTTCATGTATATTGGGGGAAGTGCCGAAGGTATCTGGAGCCATTAAGTTGAATGGGACAAAGGCCTATGTTGCACAATCACCTTGGATACAGAGTGGCAAGATAATAGACAATATATTGTTTGGTAAGGAAATGGACAAGAAAAGGTATGAGATGATCCTTGAAGCATGTTCATTAAAGAAGGACCTAGAATTGTTTGCTTTTGGGGATCAGACTATTATAGGGGATAGGGGGATTAACCTAAGTGGTGGACAAAAGCAAAGAATTCAGATTGCACGTGCCTTGTACCACGATGCAGATATTTATCTACTTGATGATCCTTTCAGTGCTGTGGATGCTCACACAGGATCTCATCTATATAAG GAGTGTTTGCTAGGAATTTTGGGTTCAAAAACAGTAATTTATGTTACCCACCAAGTAGAGTTTTTACTTTCTGCCGATCTTATCTTG GTTATGAGAGATGGAAAGATTACTCAAACAGGAAAGTACGAAGAAATTCTTAGTTCAGGAAATGACTTGATGGAGTTAGTAGGTGCACATAAGAAAGCTTTAGCAGACCTTAATTATGTTGAATGTGAAATTACTTTGGATAATTTAACTAACAGTGAGGAAGATGGTAATATAATATGTAGTGAGAAGTctattcaaaatgatgaggaaaAGGAACCCAAAAACTATAATACAGAAAAATTGGTTGGGTCAGAAGGGCAGcttgtccaagaagaaaagagagaaaatggtggAGTTCGTCTTTCAGTCTATTGGAAGTATTTTACCGCTGCATATAAAGGGGCTTTCGTACCACTGATATTGCTGGTACAAATTTTCTTCCAGCTTTTCCAAATAGTTGGTAGTTATTGGATGGTGTTGTCTACTCCCAGTTCAGAGGATGCAAGACCTCACATTAGAGCATCTACTCTAATATTTGTTTATGTTGCTTTGTTCTTTGGAAGCTCACTTTGTGTATTTATAAGGTCCATGCTCACTATAACTAGTGGATACAAGGCGGCCACTCTTTTTTTCAACAAAATGCATTTGTGCATTTTCCGTGCTCCTATGTCATTTTTTGATTCTACTCCAAGTGGAAGGATTTTAAATCGG GCATCCATAGATCAAAGTGTAGTTGATACTTCCATTCCTCATCAAATTGAAGAGCTTTTTGCCTCAATCGTAGAATTATTGGGAACTGCTATAGTAATGTCACAAGTCACATGGCAAATGTTAATAGTTTTTATTCCAATGACTGTAACATGTATCTCGTACCAG CGATACTACAAATCTGCAGTACGAGAACTATCACGACTAAATGGAGTATGTCAAGCTCCAATTATACAACACTTTTCTGAATCTAGTTTAGGTTCAACCACAATCAGGTGCTTTGATCAAGAAGAAAGGTTTATGGATACAAACCTCAAGCTAGTCGAAGAATATTCTCGACCTAGATTTCATTTCTCTGGTGCAGTGGAGTGGTTATGCTTCCGCATGGATATGCTAGCATCTATCACATACGCCGtctttttggttttcttcatTTCAATGCCAAAGGGAGTTCTTAGTCCTG gtGTCGTGGGTTTAGCAGTCACATCTGGGCTTCGTTTTAGTTTGCACGCGGTTATATGGGATCTTAGCATTCTTGAGAATAACATGATATCCGTTGAGAGAATATTGCAGTATGCATGCATCCCTAGTGAGCCTCTTTTGTTGGTGGAAGAAAATAGGCCAAGTTGTGAATGGCCATCACaaggaaaaattgaaatttttgatCTACAG GTCCGATATGCCCCGCACCTTCCTTTTGTCTTGCAAGATGTCACATGCACTTTTCCTGGAGGGATGAAGATTGGAATTGTTGGGCGAACGGGAAGTGGTAAATCAACTTTGGCACACACTCTCTTTCGCATGTTGGAACCTACATTTGGTCAAATTTGGATAGATGGTATCAACATTTTCCAGATTGGCCTTCACGACTTGCGGTCAAGGTTAAGCATCATCCCACAAGACCCAACAATGTTTGAAGGGACTTTAAGAAGCAATCTTGACCCACTTGAGGAGTACACTGATGAACAAATTTGggag GTTTTAGACAAATGTCAACTTGGTGATAAAGTTAGAAAGAACGAAAGGAAGCTTGATTCTGCAG TGACTGAAAATGGAGAGAATTGGAGCATGGGTCAAAGGCAATTAGTCTGTTTGGGTCGGGTATTACTCAAAAGGAGCAAAGTATTAATACTTGATGA